The nucleotide window GCGGACCATGATCTGCCCGTCCTCGAACGGACACGGCACGAAGCGCTCCCCCGTGAGGTCGGGGCGGTACAGGTAGCCGCGCGACACGCTCGCGCCGGATACACAGACCTCGCCCGCGATGCCGATCGGCTGCGGCTGCTGGTGCTGGTCGAGGATGTAGATCCGGTTGTTGTGCAGCGGCCTGCCGACCGTGATCGGCTGGCCGAGGTCGGCGGCGCGGATACCGCCCAGGAGATTGATGTCGCTGATCTCGGTCAGGCCGTAGATGTTGACGATCTCGACGGCTGGACCAAGCTGGCTGAAGACGGATTGCAGGAGCCGCTGCTCGATCTTCTCGCCGCCGATCAGCAGGTAGCGCAGCGCGTTGGGCGGCTGCTCCGGCGCGACCTCGTTCAGCACGGCCTGCATGTAGGAGGGCACCGCGTCGAGCAGGTGGATCTGGTGGTCGTCGAGGTAGCGGAGCAGGGCGCGGCTGTCGAGCTTGACCGCATCGGGGATGATGTGCAGCGTGCGGCCAAAAAAGAGCGTCGGGAAGATCTGGTTGACCGAAATATCGAAGCTGATCGAGGTGATCAGGCCGGTCGTTTGGACGGCGGGATCGTCGAAGTAGGCGCGCAGACCGAAGACCAGATTGATCAAGCCGCGCTGCGTGACCATCACGCCTTTTGGTCGGCCCGTCGAGCCGGAGGTAAAGATGATGTAGGCCAGGTGCTCCGGCTGCACCGTGCGCGGCGGATTGGTGGTCGGCTGCGGCGCCAGGGTGTGCCAATCGGCGTCGAGGCAAAACACCTGCGCCGTGTGTTCGGGTAAGCGCGCGACCAGCGCGGCCTGGGTCAGAATCACCGGCGCGCGGGTGTGGCTCAGCATATAGGCCAGGCGCTCTTGAGGATAGGCCGGGTCCAGGGGCACATACGCGCCGCCCGCTTTGAGGATGGCGAGCATGCCGACGATCATCTCCAAGGAGCGCTCGACACACAGCGCGACCAGCACATCGGGACCGACGCCCTGCGCCCGCAGATAATGCGCCAGTTGATTCGCCCGCGTGTTCAGCTCAGCATACGTCAGCGCCGCACCCGCGAAGACGATTGCGGCGGTGTAGGGCGTGCGCGCGGCCTGGGCCTCGATCAGCTCATGCACGGCGGCAGCGCGCGGATACTCCGCCTCAGAGCGGTTCCAGTCGATCAACATCTGCTGGCGCTCGTCCTCGCTCAGCAGCGGCAGCTCGGCGATGCGCTGGTCGATGTCGGCCACCACGCCTTCAAGAAGCGTCTGGAAGTGGCGAAGCAGCCGCTGGATCGTGGCCGCCTCGAACAGTTCCGTCTTGTACTCCGCGACCGCGCGCAGCCCATCGGGCGTCTCGGTCAGCGACAGCGTCAGATCGAACTTCGAGGTTCCGTTGTCGACACGAACAAACTCCATCTCCAGGTCGCGCTGTCCCTGCGCGGGAACTGGCGCATTCTGCATGACGAACATCACCTGGAACAGCGGCGTGTGGCTGGGATCGCGCGGGGGCCGCAGCTCCTCGACCAACTGCTCGAAGGGCACGTTCTGGTGCGCATAGGCACCGAGCATCATGTCCCGTGTTCGCTGGAGGAACGCGCGAAAGGTGGGATTGCCCGACAGGTCGCTGCGCAGGAGCAAGGTGTTGAGGAAGAAGCCCATCAACGCTTCGATGTCAACAACATCGCGGTTGGCGATGACGGAGCCGGTGATGATGTCCTCTTCGCCGGTATAGCGGTAGAGCAGGGTTTGAAAGGCAGCAAACAGCGTCATAAACAACGTCGTGCCTTCGGCCTGGCTCAGGGCCTGGAGCTGCTGGGAAAGCGCCGCAGGGATCTGATGGTAGCCCAGCGCTCCCTGGTAGCTCAACAGGTGTGGACGTGGGTGGTCGCTCGGCAGCTCCAGCACAGGCAGGCTCCCGCCAAGCTGGCGTTTCCAGTAGGCGAGCTGTGCTTGCAGCACGTCGCCTTGCAGCCAGGCGCGCTGCCAGATTGCGAAGTCGGGGTACTGCACCGGCAGCTCCGGCAGCGGCGACGGTCGGCCCTGCACAAAGGCATCGTACAGCACCGTCAGCTCACGTAAAAACAACCCGACCGACCAGGCATCGAAGACGGCATGGTGAATATTCAGCAGAAACACGTGCTCCTGGTCGGCCAGCCACAAAAGCTCGGCGCGCAGCAGCGGGCCATGCTCCACGTCGAAGCGGTATTGAGCGTGCTCCAGGGTCAGGCGCTGCACCTCCGCCGCGCGGTCGGCGCGCGGCAGGCTGCGCAGGTCGGTCAGGGGCAGCGGAACGGCGAGCGACGGAGCCACGATCTGCCGGGGCTGTCCATTCACGACACGAAAGGTGGTGCGCAGCGCTTCGTGACGCCGCACGATCTCATTCAGGCTCCGCTGGAAGGCAGCGATCGACAGATGGCCCTTCAGGCGCACCGCAAACGGAATATTCGACGCAGGATTGCCAGGCTCCCAGCGGTCGAGCACCCACATGCGCAATTGGGCAAGCGAGA belongs to Herpetosiphonaceae bacterium and includes:
- a CDS encoding amino acid adenylation domain-containing protein; this encodes MTPTTGLSAEDLELFAYLLEDEGVDPDSQRVIPRRDPNADIPLSLAQLRMWVLDRWEPGNPASNIPFAVRLKGHLSIAAFQRSLNEIVRRHEALRTTFRVVNGQPRQIVAPSLAVPLPLTDLRSLPRADRAAEVQRLTLEHAQYRFDVEHGPLLRAELLWLADQEHVFLLNIHHAVFDAWSVGLFLRELTVLYDAFVQGRPSPLPELPVQYPDFAIWQRAWLQGDVLQAQLAYWKRQLGGSLPVLELPSDHPRPHLLSYQGALGYHQIPAALSQQLQALSQAEGTTLFMTLFAAFQTLLYRYTGEEDIITGSVIANRDVVDIEALMGFFLNTLLLRSDLSGNPTFRAFLQRTRDMMLGAYAHQNVPFEQLVEELRPPRDPSHTPLFQVMFVMQNAPVPAQGQRDLEMEFVRVDNGTSKFDLTLSLTETPDGLRAVAEYKTELFEAATIQRLLRHFQTLLEGVVADIDQRIAELPLLSEDERQQMLIDWNRSEAEYPRAAAVHELIEAQAARTPYTAAIVFAGAALTYAELNTRANQLAHYLRAQGVGPDVLVALCVERSLEMIVGMLAILKAGGAYVPLDPAYPQERLAYMLSHTRAPVILTQAALVARLPEHTAQVFCLDADWHTLAPQPTTNPPRTVQPEHLAYIIFTSGSTGRPKGVMVTQRGLINLVFGLRAYFDDPAVQTTGLITSISFDISVNQIFPTLFFGRTLHIIPDAVKLDSRALLRYLDDHQIHLLDAVPSYMQAVLNEVAPEQPPNALRYLLIGGEKIEQRLLQSVFSQLGPAVEIVNIYGLTEISDINLLGGIRAADLGQPITVGRPLHNNRIYILDQHQQPQPIGIAGEVCVSGASVSRGYLYRPDLTGERFVPCPFEDGQIMVRTGDLGRWRADGTVEILGRIDHQVKIRGFRIEPGEIEAVLRQHPAARDVVVLVREDQSAGTIGAKRLVAYVVGEQSERQALETQNSNLRTLSSELREILAAQLPDYMVPSAFVVLDSLPKTPSGKLDRRALPAPDRPTSTELFVGPRTDAEHQLAAIWAELLGLERVSVHDNFFALGGDSILSMQIIARASQAGLRLSPKQIFQYQTIAQLAPVAQPSLEPAAEQGIVTGPVPLTPIQHYFFALDLPEPQHFNQAVLLQVQQPLDPALLEQAVQHLVAHHDALRLRVTPTPTGWQQRIVGPDDAAIVTTIDLASLPPDEQLTAITAAAAELQASLDLSAGPLLRVAAFDLGPGQPARLLLVIHHLAVDGVSWRILLADLEASYRQLSQGSAVVLPAKTTSFKAWAERVTAYAQSAALHDELAYWRAAARFPVAPMPVDRADGANTVASVERIELVLSADDTSRLLHEVPRVYHTRINDVLLAALALAWAQWAQSPVLRLDLEGHGREDLFDEVDLSRTVGWFTSIFPVR